One window of the Archangium primigenium genome contains the following:
- a CDS encoding ATP-binding protein, whose translation MPHTSRPQASLSRSTLVKMGVRIAAVIAMTTLLSYLHVLGTVRAEHLERLASYVAERAHREEIIFLLAEDNHVVLRDAFTERLQQAGADDARFARLVRRLPDGTWRNAPESFDGRRMPGIFIPRELTPDADLRHRVLAAYDVLSSYGPAFHPRFTNTYIVLPEGVVVLYWPERPTYFQDAASDFSILSLDFLTRTVPENNPTRHTVWCDVYADPHTHAWMVTVATPVDVGGRHVATLGNDVLLAELMERASQDHLPGAYNMILGDEGQPIVHPELAPALDEHPHGPTPLGTEGQRERLRGVFARLQAAPGQTVVEEPEEDAYLGHARLEGPGWNLVTVLPTHVVSKPAVQAARYVLVFGMASLLLELGIMSWVLRRQITEPLSRFTQATDRVASGETELALDTARQDELGQLAGAFRRMADQVRRREEELRLANDGLERRVAERTQELTALHGRLVEAARREGMAEIATNVLHNVGNVLSSVTSSTQLARERLHQLRIEPVGRMAALLREHQADLSAFLGQDERGRVLLPFMDQLGQHLAEERQRILALLDEVGRYTEHIGDIITVQQDHARTPRTHQPVVLAELVEDALRLDAARLAHRQVKVERRMDTLPPVLTDKHKVLMILINLISNARHALDTMPADERLITIRLDQPSAERFRVEIRDNGIGIAPELLARIFQHGFTTRAKGHGFGLHSAILAAQELGGSLTAHSEGPGRGATFTLELPCRSVPAPPSA comes from the coding sequence ATGCCGCATACCTCCCGCCCGCAGGCCTCGCTGTCCCGCTCGACGTTGGTGAAGATGGGCGTGCGCATCGCGGCGGTCATCGCGATGACCACGCTGCTCAGCTATCTGCACGTGCTGGGCACCGTGCGCGCCGAGCACCTCGAACGCCTGGCGAGCTACGTCGCGGAGCGCGCGCACCGCGAGGAGATCATCTTCCTGCTCGCGGAGGACAACCACGTCGTCCTGCGCGACGCCTTCACCGAGCGGCTCCAGCAGGCGGGAGCCGACGACGCGCGCTTCGCGCGGCTGGTGCGGCGGCTGCCCGACGGCACCTGGCGCAACGCCCCCGAGTCCTTCGACGGCCGGCGGATGCCGGGCATCTTCATCCCCCGCGAGCTGACCCCGGACGCCGACCTGCGCCACCGCGTGCTCGCCGCCTACGACGTCCTCTCCTCCTACGGGCCCGCCTTCCATCCGCGCTTCACCAACACCTACATCGTGCTGCCCGAGGGCGTGGTGGTGCTCTACTGGCCCGAGCGCCCCACCTACTTCCAGGACGCCGCGTCGGACTTCTCCATCCTGTCGCTCGACTTCCTCACCCGGACCGTGCCCGAGAACAACCCCACCCGGCACACCGTCTGGTGTGACGTCTACGCGGACCCGCACACCCATGCCTGGATGGTGACCGTCGCCACGCCCGTGGACGTGGGGGGCCGGCACGTGGCCACGCTCGGCAACGACGTGCTGCTCGCGGAGTTGATGGAGCGGGCCAGCCAGGATCACCTGCCCGGTGCCTACAACATGATCCTCGGGGACGAGGGGCAGCCCATCGTCCACCCGGAGCTGGCGCCCGCGCTGGACGAGCACCCCCACGGCCCCACGCCCCTGGGCACCGAGGGCCAGCGCGAGCGGCTGCGCGGCGTGTTCGCGCGCCTCCAGGCCGCCCCGGGCCAGACGGTGGTGGAGGAGCCCGAGGAGGACGCCTACCTCGGCCACGCGCGGCTGGAGGGCCCGGGCTGGAACCTCGTCACGGTGCTGCCCACGCACGTGGTGTCCAAGCCCGCGGTGCAGGCGGCGCGCTACGTGCTGGTGTTCGGCATGGCGTCCCTGCTCCTGGAGCTCGGCATCATGTCCTGGGTGCTCCGGCGGCAGATCACCGAGCCCCTCTCGCGCTTCACCCAGGCCACGGACCGGGTGGCCAGCGGGGAGACCGAGCTCGCGCTGGACACCGCCCGCCAGGACGAGCTCGGCCAGCTCGCCGGGGCCTTCCGGCGCATGGCGGACCAGGTGCGACGGCGCGAGGAGGAGCTGCGCCTGGCCAACGACGGGCTGGAGCGGCGCGTGGCCGAGCGCACCCAGGAGCTCACCGCCCTGCACGGGCGGCTCGTGGAGGCGGCGCGGCGCGAGGGCATGGCGGAGATCGCCACCAACGTGCTGCACAACGTGGGCAACGTGCTCTCCAGCGTCACCTCCTCCACCCAGCTCGCCCGGGAGCGGCTGCACCAGTTGCGCATCGAGCCCGTGGGCCGCATGGCGGCGCTCCTGCGCGAGCACCAGGCGGACCTCTCCGCCTTCCTCGGCCAGGACGAGCGGGGCCGGGTGCTCCTGCCCTTCATGGACCAGTTGGGCCAGCACCTCGCCGAGGAGCGCCAGCGCATCCTCGCGCTGCTCGACGAGGTGGGCCGCTACACCGAGCACATCGGCGACATCATCACCGTGCAGCAGGACCATGCCCGCACGCCGCGCACGCACCAGCCCGTCGTCCTCGCGGAGCTCGTGGAGGACGCCCTGCGCCTGGACGCGGCCCGGCTCGCCCACCGCCAGGTGAAGGTGGAACGGCGGATGGACACCCTGCCGCCCGTGCTGACCGACAAGCACAAGGTGCTGATGATCCTCATCAACCTCATCAGCAACGCCCGGCACGCCCTGGACACGATGCCCGCGGACGAGCGGCTCATCACCATCCGCCTGGACCAGCCCTCCGCCGAGCGCTTCCGGGTGGAGATCCGCGACAACGGCATCGGCATCGCGCCGGAGCTGCTCGCGCGCATCTTCCAGCACGGCTTCACCACGCGCGCCAAGGGCCATGGCTTCGGGCTGCACTCCGCCATCCTCGCGGCCCAGGAGCTGGGCGGCTCGTTGACGGCCCACAGCGAGGGCCCGGGACGCGGCGCCACGTTCACGCTGGAGCTGCCCTGCCGCTCCGTCCCCGCGCCGCCGAGCGCCTGA
- a CDS encoding cyclase family protein produces the protein MFPRSCRAPLALLLLSSSPVLAADDVTLAQAYKALTRRTWVDLTQSFSPTTPVWQGFGQASFTAASDPASYRPYTLEQDGFRTTYYSMVGQYGTHVDPPAHFHANAVTQDRIPLKEMILPLVVFDLTPLLGKEPNHALSVQDIQEWEKKHGRVPAGAFAALRTDLSKDWKNPERFKRHPFPAWSLEAVKFLVEKRDVVAIGHESLDTDSTPTLEAEKYLLGKGRYQIEVMAHLDQVPATGALIVASWPKVENGLGFPARVFAILP, from the coding sequence ATGTTCCCCCGCTCGTGCCGGGCGCCGCTCGCGCTGCTCCTGCTGTCGTCCTCCCCTGTCCTCGCCGCGGATGACGTGACGCTGGCCCAGGCCTACAAGGCCCTCACCCGCCGCACCTGGGTGGACCTCACCCAGTCCTTCAGCCCCACCACGCCGGTGTGGCAGGGCTTTGGCCAGGCCAGCTTCACCGCCGCGTCGGACCCGGCGAGCTACCGGCCCTACACCCTTGAGCAGGACGGCTTTCGCACGACCTACTACTCCATGGTGGGGCAGTACGGCACCCACGTGGACCCGCCCGCGCACTTCCACGCCAACGCCGTCACCCAGGACCGCATCCCGCTCAAGGAGATGATCCTCCCGCTGGTGGTGTTCGACCTCACGCCGCTTTTGGGCAAGGAGCCGAACCACGCGCTGAGCGTGCAGGACATCCAGGAGTGGGAGAAGAAGCACGGCCGGGTGCCCGCGGGCGCCTTCGCCGCGCTGCGCACGGACCTGTCCAAGGACTGGAAGAACCCCGAGCGCTTCAAGCGCCACCCCTTCCCCGCCTGGTCCCTGGAGGCCGTGAAGTTCCTCGTGGAGAAGCGCGACGTGGTCGCCATCGGCCACGAGTCCCTCGACACGGACAGCACCCCCACCCTGGAGGCGGAGAAGTACCTGCTGGGCAAGGGCCGCTACCAGATCGAGGTCATGGCCCACCTGGACCAGGTGCCCGCCACGGGCGCGCTCATCGTGGCGTCCTGGCCCAAGGTGGAGAACGGCCTGGGCTTCCCCGCGCGCGTCTTCGCCATCCTGCCGTGA
- a CDS encoding winged helix-turn-helix transcriptional regulator, with product MAKQVGGPRECSLASALEAVGEKWSLLVLREVFYGVRRFEGIAHHTGAPRDVLTARLRKLVEAGVLRRVPYSERPVRQEYHLTEAGAELAPVLLGLLEWGRKWTPAGPALAAPFVHACGAPLQAALTCGACGGRVTGATVSLDPARVPRT from the coding sequence ATGGCGAAGCAGGTGGGAGGCCCGCGCGAGTGCTCGCTGGCCAGCGCATTGGAGGCGGTGGGGGAGAAGTGGTCGCTGCTCGTGCTGCGCGAGGTCTTCTATGGGGTGCGGCGCTTCGAGGGCATCGCGCACCACACGGGGGCGCCCCGGGACGTGCTCACCGCGCGCCTGCGCAAGCTGGTGGAGGCCGGGGTGCTGCGCCGGGTGCCCTATTCGGAGCGCCCAGTGCGCCAGGAGTACCACCTCACCGAGGCCGGAGCGGAACTGGCGCCCGTGCTGCTTGGGCTCCTGGAGTGGGGGCGCAAGTGGACGCCGGCGGGCCCGGCGCTCGCGGCGCCCTTCGTCCATGCCTGCGGCGCGCCGCTCCAGGCGGCCCTGACGTGTGGGGCGTGTGGGGGGCGCGTCACGGGCGCGACGGTGTCGCTCGACCCGGCCCGCGTGCCTCGGACGTAG
- a CDS encoding protein adenylyltransferase SelO, giving the protein MIRFTSRFIDSMPGDPLTDRRPRQVQGALWSKVQPTPVPAPRLVAWSPEVAAGLGLDAATLQSAEALRVLSGNGLWPGMVPYAANYGGHQFGNWAGQLGDGRAIVLGELVAPDGQTQEVQLKGAGPTPYSRRADGRAVLRSSIREFLCSEAMHHLGVPTTRALSLVATGDQVIRDMFYDGNPEAEPGAIVCRVAPSFLRFGNFELCTSREDVPLLRQLADYTLTHFFPELGAPSRDAYAAFYREVARRTARLIAHWQAVGFVHGVMNTDNMSILGLTIDYGPYGWVDDFNPGWTPNTTDAERRRYRFGNQPGIGMWNVERLGVALLPLLDNDEAPVVEGLHEYQRTYEAESARRYAEKLGLSALDQEGDDALVRDVFAWLAEWETDMTLFFRGLSRVAAAPSAPEAWPEALREAFYGQPPAAHVARGVAWLQSWWRRTRQEPGTPEERARRMDAVNPKYVLRNWLAQEAIDAAHAGDDSKVHALQEVMRRPFDEQPGREAYAARRPDWARSKPGCSALSCSS; this is encoded by the coding sequence ATGATTCGTTTCACCTCCCGCTTCATTGATTCCATGCCGGGTGACCCGCTCACCGACCGGCGTCCGCGTCAGGTCCAGGGTGCGCTCTGGTCCAAGGTCCAGCCCACGCCCGTGCCGGCGCCCCGGCTCGTGGCCTGGTCGCCCGAGGTCGCGGCCGGGCTGGGGCTGGACGCGGCGACGCTCCAGTCCGCCGAGGCTCTGCGGGTGCTCTCGGGCAACGGGCTCTGGCCGGGCATGGTGCCGTACGCGGCCAACTATGGCGGCCACCAGTTCGGCAACTGGGCGGGCCAGCTCGGAGACGGGCGCGCCATCGTGCTCGGGGAGCTGGTGGCGCCGGACGGCCAGACCCAGGAGGTGCAGCTCAAGGGCGCGGGCCCCACGCCCTACTCGCGCCGCGCGGACGGGCGCGCGGTGCTGCGCTCGTCCATCCGCGAGTTCCTGTGCAGCGAGGCCATGCACCACCTGGGGGTGCCCACCACCCGGGCGCTGTCGCTGGTGGCCACGGGGGACCAGGTCATCCGGGACATGTTCTACGACGGCAACCCCGAGGCCGAGCCGGGCGCCATCGTCTGCCGCGTGGCGCCGAGCTTCCTGCGCTTCGGCAACTTCGAGCTGTGCACGAGCCGCGAGGACGTGCCGCTGCTGCGGCAGCTGGCGGACTACACGCTCACGCACTTCTTCCCGGAGCTCGGCGCGCCGTCCCGGGACGCCTACGCGGCCTTCTACCGGGAGGTGGCGCGCCGCACCGCGCGGCTCATCGCCCACTGGCAGGCGGTGGGCTTCGTGCACGGGGTGATGAACACCGACAACATGTCCATCCTCGGGCTCACCATCGACTACGGCCCCTATGGCTGGGTGGACGACTTCAACCCCGGCTGGACGCCCAACACCACCGACGCCGAGCGGCGCCGCTACCGCTTCGGCAACCAGCCCGGCATCGGCATGTGGAACGTGGAGCGGCTGGGGGTGGCGCTCCTGCCCCTGCTCGACAACGACGAGGCGCCGGTGGTGGAGGGGCTGCACGAGTACCAGCGCACCTACGAGGCCGAGTCCGCGCGCCGCTATGCGGAGAAGCTCGGCCTGTCCGCCCTGGACCAGGAGGGGGACGACGCGCTCGTGCGGGACGTCTTCGCCTGGCTGGCCGAATGGGAGACGGACATGACGCTCTTCTTCCGGGGCCTGTCGCGGGTGGCGGCGGCCCCCAGCGCCCCCGAGGCCTGGCCCGAGGCCCTGCGCGAGGCCTTCTACGGCCAGCCCCCGGCGGCGCACGTGGCGCGGGGCGTCGCGTGGCTCCAATCCTGGTGGCGGCGCACGCGGCAGGAGCCCGGCACGCCCGAGGAGCGCGCCCGGCGCATGGACGCGGTCAATCCCAAGTACGTGCTGCGCAACTGGCTCGCCCAGGAGGCCATCGACGCCGCGCACGCGGGAGACGACTCGAAGGTGCACGCCTTGCAGGAGGTGATGCGGCGGCCCTTCGACGAGCAGCCCGGCCGGGAGGCCTACGCGGCCCGGCGGCCCGACTGGGCCCGCTCCAAGCCCGGCTGCTCGGCGCTCTCGTGTAGTTCCTGA
- a CDS encoding DUF1304 domain-containing protein, with translation MNALALLFVALVAAIHLYIVVLEAFLWTKPLGMKIFKTEPAFAAASATLAANQGLYNGFLAAGLIYGLVAADPIGLHFKLFFLGCVIVAGLVGAATVSKRILYVQSVPAAIALALVLAAR, from the coding sequence ATGAACGCGCTCGCACTGCTGTTCGTGGCCCTGGTGGCCGCCATCCACCTCTACATCGTGGTGCTGGAGGCCTTCCTGTGGACCAAGCCGCTGGGCATGAAGATTTTCAAGACGGAGCCGGCGTTCGCGGCGGCCTCGGCGACGCTGGCGGCCAACCAGGGCCTCTACAACGGCTTTCTCGCCGCGGGGCTCATCTATGGCCTGGTGGCGGCGGATCCCATCGGGCTGCACTTCAAGCTCTTCTTCCTCGGGTGCGTCATCGTGGCGGGCCTCGTGGGCGCGGCCACGGTGAGCAAGCGCATCCTCTATGTGCAGTCGGTGCCGGCGGCCATCGCCCTGGCGCTCGTGCTCGCCGCGCGCTGA